GCGATATCCTTGCGATCCAAGGTCCTACTAAGGTTCAGGAGTATATCGTTAACGAGGTTCAGGAAGTATACCGTATGCAGGGTGTGAAGATTAACGACAAGCACTTTGAAGTAATCGTTCGCCAAATGATGCGTAAGGTAGAAATCGTTGATGCCGGAGATACCAAGTTCCTTGAAAAGCAGATTGCTGACAAGTGGGATTTCATGACAGAAAACGACTGGATTTACGACAAGAAGGTTGTTGTTGATGCTGGAGATTCGAAGAATGTTAAGGCTGGACAGATTATCACCGCTCGTAAGCTACGTGACGAAAACTCTATCCTTAAGCGTAAAGACCTTCAGCTAATCGAAGCTCGTGATGCAATTCCTGCAACTTCGAATCAGATTATCCAAGGTATTACCCGTGCAGCGTTGCAAACAGGCAGCTTTATGTCTGCAGCATCGTTCCAGGAAACAACCAAGGTACTTAACGAAGCGGCAATCCACGGTAAGATCGACTACCTAGAGGGTATGAAGGAGAACGTAATTTGCGGTAAGCTAATTCCTGCAGGTACAGGTCTTCGTCAATTCGATAGAATTGTAGTTGGTTCGATGGATGACTACCAGAACATGGTAAAGTCTAAACAGCATGAAGACATTACTGAAGAGTAATGACAAGTATAAGTAAGGAAACCGGGGCTTGTCCCCGGTTTTTTTATACATTTACCCTAAATATTAAACCACTATGGAAGATAATAGCAACCAGCCAGAAATGAATATAGAGCTGAACGATGACGTTGCTCAGGGCGTATATTCAAACTTAGCCATCATATCTCATTCGCCATCGGAGTTTGTGGTAGACTTTATTCGCATAATGCCAGGTATGCCAAAGGCTCAGGTTAAGTCGCGGATTATACTTACTGCCGAGCATGCCAAGCGATTGATGCATGCGCTGCAGGATAACATCGACAAGTATGAGCACCACTTTGGGGAGATTGAAATCCGAGGTGTTGAGCCCATGATTCCAGTTCCATTCTCGAATAGCAGCAATGGTCAAGCATAAAAAAAGAGCCGAATAGTTTCGGCTCTTTTTTATTTTGATGTTGGCTGCTGTCTGCTTACGAATTCTTCGAATTTCATTGTTTTGAATTTGTCCTCCTTCAGAAACTGCAGTATGGGATGGAGGCTTTCCGGCTTTTGGTAGCCAGGGACAACCGTTAGCACATTCCCCTGCTCGTCGAGGTAGGCTATGGAGGGGTAGCTGGGCCGGTTGTTGGTAACGGCTAGCACAAACTCGTTCATGCTCTTTCCTGCAGCGGTAAGCAGCTTGAACGTACGTCCCTTATAGCTGAAGTCGGGCTGCGTTTCGGCATTCATCTTAACGGCATAGTAGTTTTGCGAGATATACCTGGCAATGGTGGAGTCGCCAAACGTATCCCTATCCATCTTATGGCACCATCCGCACCAGTCGGTATACATGTCTATCAGTATTTTTCGGGGATTCTTCTCCGAAGCCTTTAGCGCTTCTTCGATGGACATCCATTTAACCTGTGCCTGCTGTGCTGCGCCTGCTAGCGGGAGCAGGCATACCAGCGCTATCAATCTTACTACTTTCATTATAGCCATTCTTTTTACGCTGCGAATATAGCTACATCCGCCAACTTATGGCTTTAAATAATAAAAAGTATACGTGGGACGCCATACAAGGAAGCAAGAACAGAAAATAAAAGTATATTTACACTCATTAAGTTTAATCCTATTTAATATGAATAAGGACATTATGGGCTTAAGCCCCAAAACTATTTGGAAGCATTTTTATGCACTTACTCAGATTCCTCGTCCATCTGGACACGAGGAGGCTTCTGCTAAATATGTACTAGATTTTGCCCTTGGATTGGGGCTGGAGGCTTTTCGCGATGAGGTGGGTAACGTAATTGTGCGTAAGCCTGCCACTGCTGGAATGGAAAACCGTAAGGGCATTGTGCTACAAGGCCACCTCGACATGGTTCCTCAGAAGAATAGCGATAAGGTTCACGATTTTGAGAAGGATCCAATCGAAGCTTACATTGATGGCGATTGGGTTACCGCCAACGGAACAACGCTAGGTGCCGATAACGGAATGGGCGTTGCCGCCTCGTTGGCCGTTTTGGAGGCTACCGACATTGCGCACGGTCCAATTGAAGTGCTGCTAACTATGGACGAAGAGACCGGTATGACTGGTGCTTTTGGACTAAAGGCAGGCGTTCTTCATGGAGATATCCTACTAAACCTTGACTCGGAAGATGAGGGCGAGCTATACGTTGGATGCGCTGGAGGTACCAACGCCAACGTAAAGTTTGAGTATGCAGAGGAGGCTACACCAGCAGGAATGGTGGGCTACAACCTCGAAATTCGTGGATTAAAGGGTGGCCACTCGGGTATGGAGATCATCCTTCAGAGAGGAAATTCGAACAAGCTGATGTTCCGCTTCCTTTACGAGGTTGCCGGCATGGGCGTTAGGGTTAGCACCGTTGATGGCGGTAGCTTGCGTAACGCTATCCCTCGCGAGTGCTTTGTTACGGTTGCCGTGCCACAGGCTAAGGCGGCCGAGTTTGAGGCTAAGGTAAAGGAGCTGGAAGCTACCTTCTTGGCAGAGCTTGCTCTTGTAGACGAGAACCTAACCTTTAAGGCCATCAAGGCCGAGGTTCCTGCAAAGGTGATGGACGTAGCCACTCAGGAGAAGCTAACCTTCGCTGTTTACGCTTGTCCTAACGGGGTGGCCCGCATGAGCGACTCGATGGAGGGGCTTGTTGAAACATCGAACAACCTGGCTCGCGTAGAGGTTAAGGGAGGAAAAGGTTCCGTGCTTTGCCTGCTTCGCAGCTCGGTTGATAGCGCTAAGCTCGATTTGGAAAACCAAATCGCAAGCGTATTTAAGCTGGCTGGTTTCGAAGTTTGGATGGACGGACAGTATCCAGGCTGGAAGCCAAACCTAAACTCACCAATCCTTACCACCATGCAGAATGTTTACGAGCAGATGTACGGTAAGATCCCAACCATTAAGGCTATTCATGCTGGGTTGGAGTGCGGCCTGCTAGGCGGCGTGTATCCAAACTGGGATATGATTTCGTTTGGACCAACCATTCGCTACCCACACTCTCCAGACGAGAAGGTGAAGATTGATACCGTAGAGAAGTTCTGGAACTTCCTTGTAGAAACGCTAAAGAATGTACCTGCCAAGTAGCAGATGCTCGATACTAAAGCAGAAGGCTCGCAATTTGCGGGCCTTCTTGTTTTATAGCGATACCGTTCGGGATGTCCGGTTCTGCGGAAGGTCTACCGCCGCTACGGTGGCCAGCATTTCCTCTAGCGGAAAGGAGGTGGAGCTCACCAGATATTCCCATATTCCGTCTGTTGCGGTAGGCGTTGCGCGTCCTTCCTCCTGTACCTCGCCATCGGCGGTGTGGATGGATACCGTCACTTCGGCCACACGAAAGTCGTCGGAGGCGTAGATGGTGATAATTTTTTGGGCGGTGATGGGGTGCGGATGGACGATGACCTGCGTGATGGAGGGGGCATTGAGGTAGTCGGCAACGGCAACCTGGTAGGCCGAGCTGCACCGTGGGCTGACGCCGGCTGCGTACTGCTCCTTGAGCGAGGCGTCGGCCATGGCCGATTTGGCGTATTGGGTTGCCTTCCTAAATCGGTCTTGCCGCTCCTTTTGCTTGTCCGATCGGGGGTATACCTTTTGTGATTTTGCAGAAACTACCGTTTTCCCGTTTAGCTGCCGGAATACCAGCATGCCTCCAATTGCTCCTTGAAGCCCTTGGGTAAGGATGTTGTTGCCAACTTTTGCCATTTTTGCGTTGCTTTTGTGGGGTTACTCCTTGCATGTACCATATAAAGTTCGGAATATTTTCAGAGTTATTCCACCATTTTCCCACTATTTTTTCATCTTTTTTTCGGTATACTGTCAGAATGACATAAGACTATCTACAGGGTAGCTTCGGAGTGCCTTCGGAGTGGCTTCGGTCTTTTTGCTTTATTTTGATTGGGAGGGGCTGCTTTTCTGCCAGTATGTCATGCTGTGGTAGGGCTGATGTTTGTGGCCTTTAAAGCATATTGAAGGTGCTAGTTATTCTTGTGTTGTGTCTGTTTTTGGAAATAGGGGTTGTGATGATAAAAAAAATATGATTTTAATGGATTTGTAATATACCAGATTATCAGGTTTGAAAGAATAATTAATAAAGTGTCCGCGTAAAAAAAAGCATGTAGCCCTTGCAGAACCGGAAAAAGGGGGTACTTTTGCATCCGCTTTCGGGGATAACGGGCTGCCTACGGGCACCGGAGGAAACGAAGGCAGCGATCTTTTCGTAGGAGGCAGCAGGAAGGTTTTTAACCATCCGAGCGAGGGAGTAGCGAGAGCCCCGTCGGCCCAGAAGGGTTTACGACGGAAGCCGCGAAGGGGCC
This genomic window from Alistipes sp. ZOR0009 contains:
- a CDS encoding DUF3467 domain-containing protein codes for the protein MEDNSNQPEMNIELNDDVAQGVYSNLAIISHSPSEFVVDFIRIMPGMPKAQVKSRIILTAEHAKRLMHALQDNIDKYEHHFGEIEIRGVEPMIPVPFSNSSNGQA
- a CDS encoding thioredoxin family protein; its protein translation is MKVVRLIALVCLLPLAGAAQQAQVKWMSIEEALKASEKNPRKILIDMYTDWCGWCHKMDRDTFGDSTIARYISQNYYAVKMNAETQPDFSYKGRTFKLLTAAGKSMNEFVLAVTNNRPSYPSIAYLDEQGNVLTVVPGYQKPESLHPILQFLKEDKFKTMKFEEFVSRQQPTSK
- a CDS encoding aminoacyl-histidine dipeptidase, which translates into the protein MNKDIMGLSPKTIWKHFYALTQIPRPSGHEEASAKYVLDFALGLGLEAFRDEVGNVIVRKPATAGMENRKGIVLQGHLDMVPQKNSDKVHDFEKDPIEAYIDGDWVTANGTTLGADNGMGVAASLAVLEATDIAHGPIEVLLTMDEETGMTGAFGLKAGVLHGDILLNLDSEDEGELYVGCAGGTNANVKFEYAEEATPAGMVGYNLEIRGLKGGHSGMEIILQRGNSNKLMFRFLYEVAGMGVRVSTVDGGSLRNAIPRECFVTVAVPQAKAAEFEAKVKELEATFLAELALVDENLTFKAIKAEVPAKVMDVATQEKLTFAVYACPNGVARMSDSMEGLVETSNNLARVEVKGGKGSVLCLLRSSVDSAKLDLENQIASVFKLAGFEVWMDGQYPGWKPNLNSPILTTMQNVYEQMYGKIPTIKAIHAGLECGLLGGVYPNWDMISFGPTIRYPHSPDEKVKIDTVEKFWNFLVETLKNVPAK